In the genome of Streptomyces aquilus, the window CGCGACCTGCTCTACACGGACGTGGTGACGACAGCCGGCAAGAAGCTCTGGAACTCGGAGACCGGCGACAGCGACGGCACCGGCTACAACCTGGCCTTCAACCTCCTCTACGACTTCCGCTGGCTGCACCCCACGGCCTGGGTCTACTGGCAGGTCATGGACCCGTCGGCGGGCTGGGGCGTGATCAAGTACGACGCGAGCACCCTGCAACCCGGCGCGATCGAGACGAAGTACTACGTGCTGGCCCAGTTCAGCCGCCACGTCCGCCCGGGGATGAGGATCCTCGACACCGGCGTCAGCTACGCGACGGCGGCCTACGACGCCACCGCCAAGCGCCTGGTCATCGTCGCCCTCAACACCTCCACCTCCGCCCAGACCCTGACCTTCGACCTCTCCCGCTTCACCACGGTGACGGGCGGCTCGGGCGGCCTGGTCCCGCGCTGGAACACGGTGACGACGGGCGGCGACAAGTACGCGTCGTACTCCAACACCTTCCTGAGCGGAAAGACGGTGGCCGTGCCCTTCGCGGCGAAGGCGGTGCAGACGATCCAGATCGACGGGGTGACGATCTAGCCGCCGGGTGAGGTGGGCCAGGGTTCCGGGTCGGGCCCTGGCCTGCGGAGATCTCTCCCTTGTCACCGCTCGGCAGTACGGTGTCCCTCATGCGCCCCGACACGCCTGCCGAGAACGTCGACCACACCGCCGAAGCGGCACGCCTGGAGCGAACCGCCGGCCTGTATCCCGAGGACGCCGAGCCCCTGCTCCTGCAGGCCGCCGCCCACCTGGAACTGTCCGGCGACCGCCCCGCCGCGACCACGCTCTACGACCGACTGCTGTCGTCGTCCGCTTCGCTTTCGCTGGAGAACCCCCATCTGGTACGCGCCCTCAAGGCCTCGAACCTGTGGGAGTACGGCCATGAGGCGGAGGCGAGGGCGATCATCGACGGCGTCCGCGCGGCCGCCCCGCGCGACCCGGCCCCCTGGGTGATCGTCGCGGAGGCCCTGGAGGCCCACGACGAGCTGGAGCAGGCCCAGGAGACGTTCACGGAGGGGGCGCGCGTGCTCCTGGCGGACGTAGCGGAACCCCCGTACTCCACGCACCCCCTCCTGTTCGGCCGCCACCGGGTGCGCAGGATGCTGGGCGCCCCGCACGACGACTGGGACGTACTGGCGGACACCCTCCACACGTCCCCGGTGCCGTTGGACGAGCTGCACGACCCCAAGCGCGTCTGGTCCCTCGGCTCGGACAACCCGGCGGAACTGGCGGCGGAGATCTCCCGCCTGCGCGCGGAACTGGGCACCTACCGCGAGGCCCTCTCCCGCCCCTTCCCGGTGGCGGTCCTGCACTGGCCGAAGGACGAACTGACGGAGCTGCTGGCCGCGTACGCGCCCCTGTCGGAGGAGTACCCCTCCCACGAGGAGCACCTGGCGACGATAGAGGCCTCCCTGCGCGAACTGGCGGCTTCCGGCACGCCGAACCTGGGCATCGTCACAGGCACGGTCCCGTCCTACGAGGCCTTCGCGGCATCGGAGGGAGCCTCCCCGGCGGACAGCACGCTGCTCCCCCAGTACGCGACGACGCTGGCGGCCCGGGGCCGGGCGGTGGCGTGGCCGCCGCAGCGGGGGGCTGTGTGCTGGTGCGGGTCGGGACAGGCCTACGGCGAGTGCCACGGGGCGGGACCGGCGTAGCGGGCGTCGCGCGGGAACCGACGCAACTGGAAACTGAACCCAACCCGGGTGACGGCCGCAGGCCACCACGGCCAAGGCGGCCGTCACCCCAGCTCAGAGACTGACCAGACTGGCCAGCAGCCCGTCGAGCGGAGCCGGCACCCGATCGTCATCGAGCGCCTCGACGAGAACACGCCCATAACGGATCTTGCGCCCCTTCTTCGTACCGAGAAACCGCCGAAACTGCTGCTCAGAAGCCCGCCCCTGCTGCGCAGGCTGCTGCAAAAAGATCTCCAGGGCCCGCGACTCCCCCTCCTCCCCCACGAGCTCCCCCACCCGCGCCACCCCCAGCGCACGAATGAGCTCATCCTCAAGATCCGCCGCACAGACAAAGATCCCCTGCTCCGCCGCCCCGGCCCGCGCAAAGCCCCGCGAGTAATACGGCAGCTCCCGCTCATCACACAGACCCGCAAGCCGAAGCCCCAGCCCGGAGGGCCCGAGCAGCCCGGCATAGCGCCCCACGTTCATGGCCCCACCCATGGACAACACGCACACCCCCTCCCCCTCCAGATCCCGCCCACGCCGCTCCGCAAGGGCATTGACGGCGGCGACATCACTCAGCCCCTCAAGCAGCACGACCACACGGACGGGCAACAACGCAGCAAGCTCAGCCACAAGACCACCGTCGCCGCCACCATCCCCCACCCACACAGCGACCGCGTCCCGGAACGCCCCCATGTCAGACATGAGACGAGTGTCAGCCCACCCCGGCCCCGGAGCGAGGGATTTTCCCCGTCCCACAAGCCGCCGAGCCTCACCCGGCGTCCATGCAGGACGCAACCGCGCTGGGAACGCCCGCGCCCTGCTCAACGCGATTCGGCATCAACACCACCAGCGCCACCCTCACCGTAAAACCGCCCGCGTTCGCAGAGAGCATCGATCTCCGCGTTGTCCTCCTCAGTCAACTGCTCGTCCAGCGCAACGCTGATGACACGTCGCGCCCGAGCCAGCCGCCGAGCAACATCCCAGTCGGCGACGAACTCCTCGACCAGGTGCTCGTCGGCAGTCCCCGAAGCTTCGCGAGACCCGATTCGATCAAGGGAAACCACGAACTCGTTCAGGTCCTGCAGGAGTGCAACCACTTCGTCGAGAGGTAGACGGATCTCGGCGGCGGACATGCTGGAAGTGTTCAGCGGCTGATCGAACTCCAAGTTCGGTGTCTGCATTCAGATCCGAATCTTGCTACGCGAGGGCATTCTCACCGCCTCGCCCTCACCTCACTCCCGATACACGGGCGGAGCATTGGTGTACGTATGCCCGGTCGGCGCGGTCCAGGTCGAAACGCCACTGCGGGGGGCCCGGGTGACCTTCCACCCTGGGTGATGTGTCTTGAGCCGATGATGCCGACGGCACAACGGCTGCAGATTGTCGGGCGTCGTCTGCCCACCCCGTTCGGGGTTCCGGTGGTCGAACGGCTCGACATGATCCAGATCGCACCGCCGAGCAAGCATCCGGCAACTGGGAAACGCGCAGTACTGATCCCGCGCAATCACATGCCGCTCGGTCTCGGCGGTGGGCCGATAGGTGGTGGGATCGGTCTTGACGAGCAACCCGGTCTCCGGCTGGATCAACAACCGCCGCCAGACGGTCCCCGGCGCAAACGCCAACTCCCGCGCCTGCGAAGCACCGATGGACCCATACCCTTTGAGCTCCGCGGGCCCGTCATCAGCCCCGAGAAGCACATCGAACGGGACGGTCACCTGAACCACCGCAGCGCTCCGCCCACCCGCGGCCTCACCCGAGACCGAAGCCCCAGGCTGATTGACCACAAGATCAAACAGAGCATCCACACGCTTCTGCTCCAAGCTGCGCCCATCGGCCTCATAGCCCCTGGCCCGCACATCCACCGCCTGCTCCATCAACGCGGCCTGCTGGGCAGGCAACACCGCCCCGAACAACGCCATGCCGTCATCCTGCGGATAATGCTGAATCCTCCGCTCGCCGACCCGTGCCCGATGCCGCTCCTCTGCCCCCTTGGGGTCGGCCCGCAGAATCTGCCGACGCAACGCAGCCCGAGTCTGCCCGGCAGCCTGCCCAGGCATCTTGTCGACGAGGGCGGCCTCAACCCGCCCAGCCACCTCGTCGTCCAAGACCTCCAACTGCTCGGCGACCGCCATGGCCTGTACATAAGAGATCCGCCCCTCGGCCAACAGCCGACAGGTCGCCCCATGCCGCCCCGCCAACAAAGTCGCCACCTTCAGCCGCTGCGCGGCCGTCTGATTAGCCAACCGCAGGGCACAGGCCACCTCTTCTACGGCCCCGTCCCAGGAAGCAGCAAAGACGTCCCCCAAACACCCGCCCGCCTCGACGATGACGGCCTCAGGAGTCTCCGTGTGCGCGGCAATGGCCGCCAACACCTCCACCTGCTTGGCCTGCAACCACGCCAGATGCCGCTCCAACACCACAAGCGCATCGATCCGCCCCCGCGCCGTCAACGACTCCGGCGCAAGTGCACCAAGCTCACCAGCAGTCACCGCACTGGGCGACCGCTCCCGAATCGAAGCAACCCATTCATCAAGAGGACCGGCTTCCAACCCCGACCGGCGAACACCTCCACCGCCCTCCACACCCCCAAGAGTCATCGCCTCAACCTCAACCTCAACCACGGCACTCACCCCCCACCCCCGACACCGCGCCGCAACACCCACTCCCCCGAGCAGGCCGACACCCCCATTGTCGCTCACTCAGAGTGATATCACCAGGTCAGATCTGGCACTCGAACGAGTGAATCACCACCGAACACCTATCGGCCCCCGCCCGCCACCAGCCTCTGCGCCAACTCGCCAATCCACCAGCACGCCAAACCCCACCCGGCGTACCCCCACCCGCCCACGCACCCACCCACAAGCCGCCAAACTCACCCGGCGTGCAGGCGAGACGCACCCGCGCCCGCCCAACCCCGACCAACTACCCAGCCGACAGCACTCGCCAACTGGCCTCGGCCACCCGTCTCTCCGGGCCGCTCGCTCGCTTCTCCCCCCGTGCTGGAGCGGCCCGGGTCAAGGGTGGCCCGGAGGGCCATCGCCGAAGGCGACGCGAAGCGCCCTTGAGGCGGGCCGCGGAAGCACGACACTGGCAAAGAAGCGGGCGGCCCAACAGCAGCATCAAAGAGAGGAGGTGCTCTCCAGCATTTGGGCGACAGGCCAGGGACCCACCAGGCAGGCGCGGGTGCGTGCACGCGCTTCTCTGCCGGCAGACTGTTCATGTGTCAGACGCTGTCCCCTCCTCCCCCGCCGTCTCGGCTCGCATGAGCAAGCAGGTCAGCAAGGACACAGCTGCCGAGTTGGCTGTCCGTCGCCTGTTGCACGCGGCCGGGCAGCGCTATCGCGTGGAGTACCCCGTGCCGGGAATGGCTCGGCGCCGAATCGACGTGGCGTTCCCGTCGGTCAAAGTTGCTGTGCTGATCGACGGCTGCTTCTGGCACGGATGCCCTGAGCACGCCACGCAGCCCAAGTCGAACGCAGAGTGGTGGCGCAAGAAGCTGGACCGCAACATGGCGCGCGACACGGAGACCACTGAGCACCTCACGACAGCAGGCTGGGAAGTGCTGCGGTTCTGGGAACATGAGCCACCAGAAGTCGTCGCTCAGGTTGTGACGGCAGCAGTCGAGCGGCGAAGGACCCGACAGAGACTGGGGAGGAATCGTTGAGCGGGCTGACATTCGTCGATGTGTGCTCGGGGGCAGGCGGGCTTGCCCTGGGGCTGGAGCGGGCCGGCTTTGAGCCGAGACTGTTGCTCGACGAGGACGACGACGCCTGCCGGACCCTACGCGCCAATCGGCCGCACTGGAACGTGCTCCAGGCGGATCTTCTGGATTTCGATCCGAGCGAGCACCCGGAGAGCCGCGACGTGGACCTGCTGTCCGCAGGGCTGCCGCGGGTGAAGTCGAACGCCACAGCAGCTCGGGCCGAGTCCGGGAGCGAGGAACGTCTACTGAAAGCAGCCGTCTACCTCGCACACGCAATCGGGCCTCGTGCGTTACTCGTGGAGAACGTGCCCACTCTGGCCCACTCGGACCGGTTCCGCGGCTTCCGCGAGTTCGCCCGCGCGGAACTGGAACACTTGGGTTACGAGTTCAGCTGGTTCGTTCTCAACGCCGCCGACTTCGGAGTACCGCAGGATCGCAAGCAGGGGGTGCTGGTGGCGATCAAGAGGCACTGGTTCCCGTCGTTTCAGCCTCCATCTCCCACCGTGACACACCATGTGTCAGTCGGTGAGGCCCTGGTCGAGTCCATGCGCTCGCGCGGATGGAAGGACGCCGACCAATGGGCTGCCCAGGCATCCGTTGTGGCTCCAACACTGGTCGGTGGGTCGAAGAATCGCGGTGGAGCGGATCTGGGGCTTGCCGGGACGAAACGGAAGTGGGAGAGGCTGGGCGTGAACGCCCACTCACTGGGCAACGAGATCCCGGGGTCGGGTTTCGAGTGGGCGCCGGAACTCGGCCGGGATGGCATGGTACGGCTCACCGTGGACCAGACCGCCGTGCTGCAGAGCTTTCCCGAGGACTGGAGAATCACCGGCAGGAAGACGGCCCGATACCGGCAGATCGGCCATGCGTCCCCACCTCCAGTGGGTGAGGCGCTCGGTCGGGCCATCGCCCGAGCACTCCGTTACTGAAAGAAAAATCCCCAGGTCAGAACCGAAGTCGCGGACTTTCGACCGAGCGGACGACGCAGGCGGTCTACACCACCCACCGCCGGCTACACTTCCACCTCATGACCCGAGCACCTCACCCGGACGCAAACCAGGACAAACCAGTCATCGCGGACCTATTTGCAGGACCGGGCGGCCTGGACATCGCGGCCGAGATGCTTGGTCTGCCCACTATTGGCGTGGAATGGGACGAGTCGACCCGGGCGACCCGGCGTGCTGCGGACCTGCGTACCACGGGGGAACCGGATGTGGCAAAGGTGAACCCACTCGACGTCGAGGTCGCCTCAGCCAGAATCCTCACGGGCGGCCCGCCTTGCCAGACCTACTCGGTGGCAGGCAACCGCGAGGGGCACAAGGCCCTCGAAGTGGTGCAGGACCTGGCCGAGCGTGTGGGAGGGAGCGAGACCGTCGGGCATCTGAAGAAAGCCTGGAGGACCGTCGAACAGAAGGCCCACGACGAGTCGTGGACTGACGAACGAACCGGGCTCGTGCTCCAGCCCCTGCGGTGGATCGTCGAGAAGAAGCTCAAGGCGGACCCCTACGACGTAGTGATCCTTGAG includes:
- a CDS encoding SEC-C domain-containing protein → MRPDTPAENVDHTAEAARLERTAGLYPEDAEPLLLQAAAHLELSGDRPAATTLYDRLLSSSASLSLENPHLVRALKASNLWEYGHEAEARAIIDGVRAAAPRDPAPWVIVAEALEAHDELEQAQETFTEGARVLLADVAEPPYSTHPLLFGRHRVRRMLGAPHDDWDVLADTLHTSPVPLDELHDPKRVWSLGSDNPAELAAEISRLRAELGTYREALSRPFPVAVLHWPKDELTELLAAYAPLSEEYPSHEEHLATIEASLRELAASGTPNLGIVTGTVPSYEAFAASEGASPADSTLLPQYATTLAARGRAVAWPPQRGAVCWCGSGQAYGECHGAGPA
- a CDS encoding TOPRIM nucleotidyl transferase/hydrolase domain-containing protein, translating into MSDMGAFRDAVAVWVGDGGGDGGLVAELAALLPVRVVVLLEGLSDVAAVNALAERRGRDLEGEGVCVLSMGGAMNVGRYAGLLGPSGLGLRLAGLCDERELPYYSRGFARAGAAEQGIFVCAADLEDELIRALGVARVGELVGEEGESRALEIFLQQPAQQGRASEQQFRRFLGTKKGRKIRYGRVLVEALDDDRVPAPLDGLLASLVSL
- a CDS encoding HNH endonuclease signature motif containing protein, which gives rise to MVEVEVEAMTLGGVEGGGGVRRSGLEAGPLDEWVASIRERSPSAVTAGELGALAPESLTARGRIDALVVLERHLAWLQAKQVEVLAAIAAHTETPEAVIVEAGGCLGDVFAASWDGAVEEVACALRLANQTAAQRLKVATLLAGRHGATCRLLAEGRISYVQAMAVAEQLEVLDDEVAGRVEAALVDKMPGQAAGQTRAALRRQILRADPKGAEERHRARVGERRIQHYPQDDGMALFGAVLPAQQAALMEQAVDVRARGYEADGRSLEQKRVDALFDLVVNQPGASVSGEAAGGRSAAVVQVTVPFDVLLGADDGPAELKGYGSIGASQARELAFAPGTVWRRLLIQPETGLLVKTDPTTYRPTAETERHVIARDQYCAFPSCRMLARRCDLDHVEPFDHRNPERGGQTTPDNLQPLCRRHHRLKTHHPGWKVTRAPRSGVSTWTAPTGHTYTNAPPVYRE
- a CDS encoding very short patch repair endonuclease, coding for MSKQVSKDTAAELAVRRLLHAAGQRYRVEYPVPGMARRRIDVAFPSVKVAVLIDGCFWHGCPEHATQPKSNAEWWRKKLDRNMARDTETTEHLTTAGWEVLRFWEHEPPEVVAQVVTAAVERRRTRQRLGRNR
- a CDS encoding DNA cytosine methyltransferase; its protein translation is MSGLTFVDVCSGAGGLALGLERAGFEPRLLLDEDDDACRTLRANRPHWNVLQADLLDFDPSEHPESRDVDLLSAGLPRVKSNATAARAESGSEERLLKAAVYLAHAIGPRALLVENVPTLAHSDRFRGFREFARAELEHLGYEFSWFVLNAADFGVPQDRKQGVLVAIKRHWFPSFQPPSPTVTHHVSVGEALVESMRSRGWKDADQWAAQASVVAPTLVGGSKNRGGADLGLAGTKRKWERLGVNAHSLGNEIPGSGFEWAPELGRDGMVRLTVDQTAVLQSFPEDWRITGRKTARYRQIGHASPPPVGEALGRAIARALRY